Proteins encoded by one window of Chrysemys picta bellii isolate R12L10 chromosome 10, ASM1138683v2, whole genome shotgun sequence:
- the LOC101940230 gene encoding acyl-coenzyme A synthetase ACSM4, mitochondrial isoform X1, whose amino-acid sequence MKTLFKLRILQSVWTPQSPSRLFHKDNKRLVSQMVSHYESINRCEQELPEHFNFASDVLDKWSQLEKDGKRPATAAFWWINDKGDEVKWSFEELGFLSRKAANVLSDPCGLQRGDRVIVILPRIPEWWILNVACMRTGIVFIPGTSQLRAKDIFYRLQASKAKCIITNDTLAPAVDSVLPDCQFLKSKLIVSEGSKDGWLNFQELLKVAPADHNCVKTKSRDPMLIYFTSGSTGPPKMVEHSHSSYGIGFTVSGRYWLNLTPSDIFWNTSDTGWVKSVWSSVFSPWSSGSCVFIHNLPQFEPATVANTLSRYPITTFCTASTAYCMLVRHGLTSYKFMSLRHCVTGGEPLNPEVMKQWKTQTGLDIYEGYGQTETVTICANVKGMKIKPGSMGKASPPYDVQVVDDQGDILPRGEEGNIAIRIKPTRPFCLFSQYLDNPEKTASTEHGNFYITGDRGIMDEEGYFWFVGRSDDIINSSGYRIGPFEVESALIQHPAVAESAVASSPDPIRGEVVKAFVVLAPAFLSHDPEKLALELQEHVKKVTAPYKYPRKVEFVQELPKTVAGKIQRKVLRNKEWGRA is encoded by the exons ATGAAGACTTTATTTAAATTACGAATTCTCCAGTCCGTGTGGACTCCCCAGTCACCTTCTAGATTATTCCACAAAGATAACAAGCGTCTTGTGTCTCAGATGGTTTCACACTATGAATCTATAAACCGGTGTGAACAGGAACTGCCAGAACACTTCAACTTTGCAAGTGATGTCCTAGACAAATGGTCTCAGCTGGAAAAG GATGGGAAGAGACCTGCGACTGCAGCTTTCTGGTGGATAAATGATAAGGGAGATGAGGTGAAGTGGAGCTTTGAGGAGCTGGGATTTCTGTCCAGAAAAGCAGCCAATGTGCTTTCTGACCCATGTGGATTGCAAAGAGGAGACCGAGTAATAGTGATTCTACCTCGGATACCAGAGTGGTGGATACTGAATGTGGCTTGTATGCGAACAG GAATTGTCTTTATTCCAGGAACATCCCAATTAAGGGCCAAAGACATTTTCTATAGACTCCAGGCTTCGAAGGCCAAGTGCATCATTACCAATGACACACTGGCACCTGCAGTGGATTCTGTCTTGCCTGACTGCCAGTTTCTGAAAAGCAAGCTAATTGTTTCTGAAGGCAGCAAGGATGGGTGGCTGAACTTCCAAGAGCTACTCAA GGTGGCACCGGCTGATCATAACTGCGTCAAGACAAAGAGTCGAGACCCAATGCTCATCTATTTTACCAGTGGAAGCACAGGACCTCCAAAAATGGTTGAACATTCCCACAGTAGTTACGGCATAGGATTTACAGTCAGTGGCAG GTACTGGCTGAATCTGACTCCCTCGGATATATTCTGGAACACGTCAGACACAGGCTGGGTCAAGTCAGTCTGGAGCAGCGTTTTTTCTCCCTGGAGTAGCGGATCATGTGTCTTTATACACAACCTGCCACAGTTTGAACCAGCAACTGTCGCGAAT ACTCTCTCAAGGTATCCCATAACCACTTTCTGCACAGCATCAACTGCCTACTGCATGCTTGTGCGGCATGGGCTTACCAG TTACAAATTCATGAGTCTGCGTCACTGTGTGACTGGAGGGGAGCCGCTCAATCCAGAAGTGATGAAGCAATGGAAAACCCAAACAGGTCTGGATATCTATGAAGGCTATGGCCAGACGGAAACA GTTACAATATGTGCCAACGTGAAAGGAATGAAAATTAAACCAGGCTCTATGGGAAAGGCATCTCCACCTTACGATGTTCAG GTTGTAGATGACCAGGGTGATATTTTGCCTCGAGGAGAAGAAGGAAACATTGCCATCCGAATCAAACCTACAAGGCCATTTTGTCTTTTCTCTCAGTATTTA GATAACCCAGAAAAAACTGCCTCCACAGAGCATGGGAATTTTTATATCACTGGGGACAGAGGGATTATGGATGAAGAAGGATACTTTTGGTTTGTTGGAAGGTCTGACGATATCATTAATTCTTCAGG GTATCGTATCGGACCATTTGAAGTAGAAAGTGCCTTGATACAGCACCCAGCAGTCGCAGAATCAGCTGTTGCCAGCAGCCCAGATCCTATCAGAGGAGAG GTGGTAAAAGCTTTTGTTGTCCTGGCTCCTGCTTTTCTATCACATGACCCAGAAAAATTAGctctggagctgcaggagcaTGTGAAAAAGGTGACTGCTCCCTACAAATATCCCAGAAAG gTGGAGTTTGTTCAAGAGCTGCCAAAAACAGTTGCTGGGAAAATCCAAAGGAAGGTATTAAGGAACAAAGAGTGGGGAAGAGCATAG
- the LOC101940230 gene encoding acyl-coenzyme A synthetase ACSM4, mitochondrial isoform X2 — MKTLFKLRILQSVWTPQSPSRLFHKDNKRLVSQMVSHYESINRCEQELPEHFNFASDVLDKWSQLEKDGKRPATAAFWWINDKGDEVKWSFEELGFLSRKAANVLSDPCGLQRGDRVIVILPRIPEWWILNVACMRTGIVFIPGTSQLRAKDIFYRLQASKAKCIITNDTLAPAVDSVLPDCQFLKSKLIVSEGSKDGWLNFQELLKYWLNLTPSDIFWNTSDTGWVKSVWSSVFSPWSSGSCVFIHNLPQFEPATVANTLSRYPITTFCTASTAYCMLVRHGLTSYKFMSLRHCVTGGEPLNPEVMKQWKTQTGLDIYEGYGQTETVTICANVKGMKIKPGSMGKASPPYDVQVVDDQGDILPRGEEGNIAIRIKPTRPFCLFSQYLDNPEKTASTEHGNFYITGDRGIMDEEGYFWFVGRSDDIINSSGYRIGPFEVESALIQHPAVAESAVASSPDPIRGEVVKAFVVLAPAFLSHDPEKLALELQEHVKKVTAPYKYPRKVEFVQELPKTVAGKIQRKVLRNKEWGRA; from the exons ATGAAGACTTTATTTAAATTACGAATTCTCCAGTCCGTGTGGACTCCCCAGTCACCTTCTAGATTATTCCACAAAGATAACAAGCGTCTTGTGTCTCAGATGGTTTCACACTATGAATCTATAAACCGGTGTGAACAGGAACTGCCAGAACACTTCAACTTTGCAAGTGATGTCCTAGACAAATGGTCTCAGCTGGAAAAG GATGGGAAGAGACCTGCGACTGCAGCTTTCTGGTGGATAAATGATAAGGGAGATGAGGTGAAGTGGAGCTTTGAGGAGCTGGGATTTCTGTCCAGAAAAGCAGCCAATGTGCTTTCTGACCCATGTGGATTGCAAAGAGGAGACCGAGTAATAGTGATTCTACCTCGGATACCAGAGTGGTGGATACTGAATGTGGCTTGTATGCGAACAG GAATTGTCTTTATTCCAGGAACATCCCAATTAAGGGCCAAAGACATTTTCTATAGACTCCAGGCTTCGAAGGCCAAGTGCATCATTACCAATGACACACTGGCACCTGCAGTGGATTCTGTCTTGCCTGACTGCCAGTTTCTGAAAAGCAAGCTAATTGTTTCTGAAGGCAGCAAGGATGGGTGGCTGAACTTCCAAGAGCTACTCAA GTACTGGCTGAATCTGACTCCCTCGGATATATTCTGGAACACGTCAGACACAGGCTGGGTCAAGTCAGTCTGGAGCAGCGTTTTTTCTCCCTGGAGTAGCGGATCATGTGTCTTTATACACAACCTGCCACAGTTTGAACCAGCAACTGTCGCGAAT ACTCTCTCAAGGTATCCCATAACCACTTTCTGCACAGCATCAACTGCCTACTGCATGCTTGTGCGGCATGGGCTTACCAG TTACAAATTCATGAGTCTGCGTCACTGTGTGACTGGAGGGGAGCCGCTCAATCCAGAAGTGATGAAGCAATGGAAAACCCAAACAGGTCTGGATATCTATGAAGGCTATGGCCAGACGGAAACA GTTACAATATGTGCCAACGTGAAAGGAATGAAAATTAAACCAGGCTCTATGGGAAAGGCATCTCCACCTTACGATGTTCAG GTTGTAGATGACCAGGGTGATATTTTGCCTCGAGGAGAAGAAGGAAACATTGCCATCCGAATCAAACCTACAAGGCCATTTTGTCTTTTCTCTCAGTATTTA GATAACCCAGAAAAAACTGCCTCCACAGAGCATGGGAATTTTTATATCACTGGGGACAGAGGGATTATGGATGAAGAAGGATACTTTTGGTTTGTTGGAAGGTCTGACGATATCATTAATTCTTCAGG GTATCGTATCGGACCATTTGAAGTAGAAAGTGCCTTGATACAGCACCCAGCAGTCGCAGAATCAGCTGTTGCCAGCAGCCCAGATCCTATCAGAGGAGAG GTGGTAAAAGCTTTTGTTGTCCTGGCTCCTGCTTTTCTATCACATGACCCAGAAAAATTAGctctggagctgcaggagcaTGTGAAAAAGGTGACTGCTCCCTACAAATATCCCAGAAAG gTGGAGTTTGTTCAAGAGCTGCCAAAAACAGTTGCTGGGAAAATCCAAAGGAAGGTATTAAGGAACAAAGAGTGGGGAAGAGCATAG